CTGGATAATTAATCCCGATCAGAATTGCCCTTTCTAACGGCTTATTGGTTTCTATCATTAATATTAAATAAATCTGAATTTAGACTTTTAAGTGAAAGGTCTGAAGACCGAAGTCCGAAGACCGAAGTAGTAAAAACTTCCGACTCCGGACTTCTGTCTTCCAACATCTTTCTTCCGACTTCCGTCTTCGGTCTTCCGTCTTTTAGTTTATAAACCTCCTGTTATTCTGAATTGCGCCCCTGATAGCCATCTTAAGCGACTCTGAGCATCTGATAACCATTTCTATATCGGTTGGAAACGGCACAATAGATGTTTTGGTCCTTTCAAGCTGTTTAGGCGTTAGTGCCTGTACATCACCAAGTGCACGTGAAGAAACATTCTCAAAATTTGACTGAGCCCCAATCGGATCTTTTTTCAGCACTTTATTGGGATTCATCTGAATCACTTCAACATCACCATCAATGCGGCAAGCTTTTGTCTGGATCGTCTCGATCAATGCACACTGAAGGGTCTTATACTTTTTCTGTTTGATGTCATTCCCAAGAGAATCCCTCATCACGTTTCCCTTCTTATCGAGAACATATGTGAATCCGTCCTCAACATCTCTCTTGATAACTGTATCTTTCTGCAAAGTACCGTCCGGACTAACAGCAACGTTCTTAACATTTACGTTAACGAAATAGTCATACTGTGTATTGGCATTCAGATTCTGTGTATGATACTCAACCCATTCTGAATTCAGACTGGGAAGATCGAGAGCAAGAAGGTCCTGCTCGAACTCTTTAGGGAATTTGATTATTGAGGTGTTCTGAATGGAAACGAACACTCTGCTCATTCCTAAATACTTAGCCTCCTGAATTTTATTATCGATACCTTCATAATCGCCAACATAATTCTTTGCCCGTACAAACTCAGCAAAGGCCTGACGGTAATTCTCCTTGATATTTGTTTTCATCAGCTCTGTACCATGAGCAAAATAGAACTCAGCCGCTTTGCGTTTTGCATTTACCATTTCAGGGACATAGTCCACGTAAGGAAAATCCACAGTCTGACTCTTACTTTTCAGAGGAGTTACTGTTCTTACCAGCGACTGTCTGTCATTCAGAGCCTTATAAATCAGGTAGATCTCGTCCCAGTTGTTAGGACGTCCTTCCATTTTCAGAAATCTTATTCTTTCATTGTCGAGATCATTAACTACTTTATACGACTGTGAAAGAATTGCTATCTGTTTTTCATCGTCAGGATCTCTGCGCAATTCCCTTACAGCTTTATCAATTGCTGCGTCGTAATTACCTTTTTCAAGCTGTTTTTTTGAAGATCCGCATCCTGCAAGAATGACTGTCAGAACAAATACAAAGGGTATAAATTTTTTCATAATGATCGATGTTTTATAGTGCTGATAAAGGTAAGAAAAACATGGAAAAAACAAATTGTCCTGTGAGCTGAAGTCTCTGATCTGATTTATCAGAATACAAAATTGAGCCACATTGAATATCTTACCCTCACAGGCTGACCCCTTTGCAGTCCGGGACTCCATTTAGGGGATCCCTCTATTGCCTTAACGGCTTCAACGTCGATTATCGGATCGACACCTTTAACTACAGTAACAGTACTGACTGAACCGTCGGCCTCAACAATAAATGTAAGAAATACCTTTCCCTGCAGTTTTCTATCGATTGCAATTTGCGGATAATTGGTGCGTTTCTGAACCCAGTCCCTGAATTTATTAATATCACCTCCTTTGAATGAGGGCATTACTTCAACAAGAAAAAAAGGCTCATCTGATGTTACGCCGCCGTCTCCCGAAAGAAGCTCATCTCCTGAACCTGATCCGACTACCTGAATCTGGTCGTTGTTGCTCTGGTTTTCTAGCTGATCATTCGTTGGTAATGACAACTCAAGAGGAGGAACAGAATCAACAACAACAGGAGGAACATATTTTACAATCTCCTGAACTTTAGAGGCTTGTGGCGGTGGTGGTGCAGCAGGAACAATTATCTGCTCTGGTGGTGGTTCAAAATTCTCCATACTAACCTGCACGAAACTGGCTCCCCCTGCAAGCACATGATCTGAATCAGGTTTGAACACAAAAGGAAGAACAACAGCAGAACTTACCAGTAGTACTGCAACAATAATACTTGCAAAAACAACGGAATTATACTTTTTCCTCAGCATAAATGCACCATAATCCCTGTTCCGCTTTTCAAAAAGCAGATCATCAAAATCCAGTACATCCCTGAGGTTATCGAACATATTAAGCTAAACTTCTTTGTAATGACGCGCAAAATTACAAAATAGTGTCTTTCTGCCAAAACTTAATTTTTTTTTATACATTTGCGGAGAACAGCAGGGGGATTAGCTCAGTTGGCTAGAGCGTTTGACTGGCAGTCAAAAGGTCAGGAGTTCGATTCTCCTATTCTCCACCCTCGCCCTCCGAAGCTTTAGCGTAGGAGGGCTTTTTAATTTAAGAAGATCTGGCTCTCTAAAACTTTTTCGTGCTACAGAGGACACAGTCCACATTTTTTTTGCCGGCAGTTCAAAAATAACTACATTAGTACATAACTTTAATCATAAAACCTATGAAATACAGGAAACTTGGCCGGACAAACTGGAATATAAGCGAAATAGGCTACGGGATGTGGGGAATGGCAGGATGGAGTGGATCTGATGATGATGAATCAGCAAAATCCCTACAGTTATCAGTCGATATGGGCTGTAACTTTTTCGACACTGCCTGGGGTTACGGAGCCGGAAAAAGTGAGGGACTCCTCGGAAACCTTGTTAGAGCAAACAAAGGAAAAAAGCTTTATACCGCAACCAAGATTCCACCAAAGAACTTTAAATGGCCAAGCAAAAGGGAATATTCACTTGACGATTGTTTCCCTCCAGATCATATTGAAGAATATGTCACCAAAAGTCTTAAGAACGCCGGTCTTGATTCGTTCGATCTCATGCAGTTCCATACCTGGGAAGACAGTTGGTTAAAGGATGTGAGAGGCATAAGGAAGATGCTTGACCTGAAAGAACAGGGGTTATTCCACGCTATTGGGATAAGCATGAACCGCTGGGAGCCATGGAACGGGATCAAAGCAGTCGAAAGCGGGTTTATTGATACTGTACAGGTTATCTATAACATATTTGATCAGAATCCAAAGGATGAACTGTTTCCTGCATGCAGGGAGATGAATGTAGGTGTTATTGCCAGAGTTCCTTTCGATGAAGGCTCTTTGACCGGGACTCTTACAAAAGAGAGCAAATGGCCTGCGGGTGACTGGAGAAATACATATTTTGTTCCTGAAAATCTTATACCGAGTGTTGAACATGCTGATGCTCTCAAACCACTTCTTCCTGAGGGAATGACCATGTCGGAAATGGCACTCAGGTATATCCTGGGAGAACCGACAGTTAGTACAATCATACCCGGGATGAGAAAACCTGCTCATGCTAAAATGAACATAAAAACTAGCGATGCCGGACCGTTGGATGCGAAGCTTATGAAAAAACTTGAGAAACACCGCTGGGACAGGGAACCTAATGAATGGTCACAATAGGACTTGATATAACATGTTAATGTAAGGAAGGGTAGCGGTTTTATGCAAGGAAGGGTCGCGACCCTTCCCTACCTCAAACTAAATTTCTTTTAGAATATTAATACCCGATTCAATTTTTTTAGCCGAATAATTGTTGTAAATAAATTTTTATTATCTTCGGTTTATTCAAATAGTAGTTAATGAAGCGTTTCCATCTACTTCTGGTCCTAATAATTACTCCTTCATTCCTTTTTTCTCAAAACATTACAGTTAAATCGTTCAGACAGCTACAAAATGACATGGATGCCAGGGTAACCTTCTCCAAGCCTGATCAGAATGGTGACAAATGTGCAATAATAAAAGTTGTTTCAGCAGAATCTGAATTAACCTGGGATGGAGACATGCTAGGGATAGTTTCAGTAGAGAAAAAAACGGGGGAATATTGGCTCTATATTCCTCATGATGCAAAACGTCTTACAATAAAACATGATAAGTTTGGCCTCCTTAGGGACTATGAATACCCGGTACCAATACTTGAGGCAACTGTATATGAACTGATTTTAGGAACACCTTCAATTGATCCCGAACCAAAAGATATTGTCAACCAATATCTTACTATCAATGCAGAACCTAAGGGTGCTAAAATCTACATAAATAACAATCTGGAATCAACCGATTCTCTTAAAAAGTTACTGATACCAGGAAACTACCAATACCGGGTAACAGCTCAATTTTATCATCCCGACAGTGGTAAGGTTTTCGTTACTCCTGATCATGGAGAAAGCTTAAATATCTCATTGAAACCAAATCATGGTTTTATTAGTCTTTCTTCCTTTCCTAAGCAAAAAGCAAAGGTTTATATTGATGGGGGTTCTACAAATCTTGTTACACCATGCTTAACCGATAAACTAATAAGCGGGGAACATACTATTTCAATCTCAAAAAAGTTTCACAGATCATCAACTCAAAAGGTAACCATCACTGACGGGAACACTGAAGAAGTAAAAATAACATTACAGAGCGACTGGACATTCGTCAGAAATTATTTCAAGTCCCACAGATTTTCAATAAATCTCGGATATTACAATACGACCTTTTCAAATTCTTTCTTCAAAGAAAACATTTTGAATGGAAATATTAAAAGGGGGATTGGATATGCTGCAACTTTGAATTTCAACCTTTTTCCCCTGATCTTTGATATGACATACTTTTCAGCCAGATTCACAGTAAATAATATTGAAGCCTTCAAACCAAATAGTATGATAATTCATCGTGGAGGTGAGGTTTCTGTCAATATTATCCCATACCCCATCGGAGTGGTTGTATTTCCATATTTAGGAGCAGGGTATCAATACTCGCAGTTATATACATCATCTCTGTCGAGTGAAGGTACAGGATCTGACAATACATCATTACCGATTATTAAGGGAGGAGTAAAAATCAGAATATCAAAGTTGTTAGTATTTGGAGAATATAAAAAAGGAATTGACTTTAATGGATCCGGGTATGCTTCCGGACAGATTTTTAGCGGAATCGGATGGGTTTTCTGAAAATTAAAATGAAAATATCTGAATGGTCACATAGAATTCTTTTACTCTTACCTATAGTTCTTCTCTCATGTGACAACAAAAATGAGGAAGTCTTTAATGGTATATTTTCAAAAACCGGTTCCCTGGCAACAATTCTTACTACCCCTGCCACTTCTGTTACCGACACATCAGCAGAAGCCGGAGGAAACCTGACAGATAACGGAAGCACTTACATAATTGCCCGTGGAATATGCTGGGGCACAGATCAGAATCCTGATACTTCTGACTTTACAATTGAAACCGGCAAAGAACCCGGCGAGTTTGTCTGCAGTATTACCGGACTTTCAAAAGGTACACTCTATTACATGCGTGCCTATGTTTCAAATAATATTGGTACGGCTTATGGAAACCAGGAAACTTTTACTACCCTGAATATTCCTGCAATTACCACTTCTCCTATTTCTGATATTTCAGATACTACTGCTGTCTCGGGGGGAAACATTACTGCCGATGGAGGGGTAAATGTAACAGCCAGAGGAGTCTGCTGGAGTACAAAGCAGAATCCAACAATTACAGACACTATCTCAAAGGATGGTTCCGGAAAAGGAATTTTTACAAGCTCATTGAAAAGACTGGTCCCAAATACAACATATTATGTCAAAGCCTGGGCAACAAACAGCATTGGTACAGCTTATGGAAATGAACTGACATTTACAACAACCTCACCAACTCTTTTACTACCAACACTTACCACAACAGCAATATCGGCAATAACTCAAACTACAGCTGTGAGTGGAGGAATTATTACCAGCGATGGAGGTGCGAAGGTTACTGCACGGGGAGTATGCTGGGGTACATCTTCAAATCCGGTAGTAACCGGTTATCATTTAAATGGTGATACAATATCGGGAAATCCATCATCTTTCTCCAATTTAATATCCGGGTTAACGGCTAATACAACTTATTATGTCAGGGCTTTCGCAACTAACAGCATTGGAACTGCCTATGGAAACGAGTTTTCATTTACCACATCTGTTGCTGTAACTGTGATACCTTCTATCTCAACAAATGCGATAAGTTCAGTAACCCAAATTACCGCTACGTGCGGCGGAAATATTTCAAACGATGGAGGTGCCAATGTAACAACACGTGGAGTATGCTGGAGCACATCGCCAAATCCAACTATATCACTTACAACAAAGACATCAGATGGCACAGGTACCGGAACTTTCTCAAGTTCAATAACAGGATTAGCACCTGGTACTTTGTATTATGTGAAGGCATATGCATCGAACAGTGCCGGAACAGCTTATGGAAATGAAATAAGCTTTACAACACTTCCGGCAACCGGAGGAACAGTAACTGATATTGACGGAAATGTTTACAATACTATAGTAATTGGCACTCAAACATGGCTAAAAGAAAACCTTAAAACCACAAAATATAATGATGGCAGCTCAATACCTATTGTTGCCGATAATATTGTATGGAGTACACTGACTTCAGGCAGCTACTGCTGGTATGATAATGCACCGACATTTTCAACATCCCCGTATGGGGCATTGTATAATTGGTATACAATTGATGCAACAAACAACGGGAATAAAAATATCTGCCCTACTGGATGGCATGTTCCTACCGATGGAGAGTTTACAGCTCTTGAATCATACTTAGGAGGAGTAACAATTGCAGGGGGCAGGTTAAAAGAAGTAGGAAATCTTCATTGGTTAGCTCCTAATACTGGTGCAACTAACGAGACAGGATTTACATCATTGCCTGCAGGCGGTCGGAATGAGGATGGCTCGTTTTCAAGCATGGGAGTTCAAAATTACCTGTGGAGTTCAACTGAGAATGGAACTACTTTTGCATGGGCCAGGCAAATACTTAATAATAGTACTAATTCCATTAGGATTTATTTCCTTAAGCAAAGTGGCTATTCGGTTCGTTGTATTCTGGGTACAATACAGGTATTACCATCAATATCAACAGCTTCTGTTATGAGTATAACTTCAACATCTGCTATATGCGGTGGAAATATTACATCTGATGGAGGCGCTAATGTTACCACTCGTGGTGTTTGCTGGAGCACATCTGCAAATCCAACTATTTCTGACTCAAAGACTACTGACGGATCAGGGATCGGAACATTCAGCAGTAGCATAGGTGGACTGTCATATGCAACAACCTATCACGTACGGGCCTATGCTACAAATAGTATTGGCACTTCTTACGGGCAGGATTTAACGTTTACAACATTAAGCCCATTACCAGTTGTAACAACTTCAACAGTTACATCAATAACAAGTGTTTCTGCAGTTTCCGGAGGCGATGCTTCAAGTCCATACGGACCATTGATAACAGAACGCGGAGTCTGCTGGAACACCTCACCAAATCCAACTACAGCAAATAACAAAACGATTGATGGATCGGGATCAGGAACATTTACAAGCACCATAACAGGATTAACTGTTTATACAACCTATTACGTAAGAGCTTACGCTACAAATGGTTCAGGCACCACATATGGAAATGAAAGGAGTTTTATAACAGCTCCAATTGGGACAACAGTTACTGATATTGATGGAAATGTTTACAATACTGTTGTAATAGGCACACAAACCTGGATGAAGGAAAACCTGAAGACAACTAAATACAGGGATGGGTCTTCTATTCCAATTGTAACTGATGATCCTATGTGGATTTCAAGTGAAAAGGATGCATACTGTTGGTTTAATAATGATCCGGCCACATATAAAGAAGCATATGGGGGATTATATAACTACTTTGCAATTATAGATTTTAGATATCTCTGTCCTACAGGTTGGCATGTTCCAACAAACAGTGAATGGACAACTTTAACTCAATACCTGGGAGGAGAGAGTGTTGCTGGGGGAAAATTAAAAAGCATTACAGGTTGGAATAGTCCAAATACAGGCGCTACCAATGAATCAGGGTTCACAGCTTTAGCAGGAGGATACAGATACCACAACGGCCCATTTAGCGGTCATGGAGAATTTACAATATTTTGGAGTTCTACTGAGTATGATCTGACAAATTCATTTGACAAAATATTATATTATAATGAATCCAACTTTATGACAGGAGGATGGAACCCTAAACAAAGTGGTTTTTCTGTCCGTTGTCTTCAAGGTGAACCACTGACTCCAGCAATAGGCGACAACTATCAGGGTGGAAAAATCGCTTATATTTTCCAGCCAGGAGATAATGGTTATATTGCGGGTCAGATACATGGTCTGATAGCTGCACCTTCAGACCAGAGTACCAGTGCAGAATGGGGCTGTTCAGGGATGGCAATATCAGGAGCTGATGGTACAGCAATTGGAACCGGTAATCAAAATACAATTGACATTGTGAATGGATGTACCACAACAGGTACGGCAGCAAAATTGTGTTCCGATTTGATACTTAACGGATATAGCGACTGGTATCTCCCAAGCATTGATGATCTGAATAAATTAAACATAAACAGGATTGCAATAGGTGGATTTGCTGTTGGCTATTACTGGTCATCAACTGAGATATCTGATATTGCCGGATGGCCCCTTGCCTTTAACACAGTCAGCATGAGCCCCAACAGTAAAAGCAGCTTATACTTCGTTCGCGCTGTTCGGACTTTTTGAATGGATTGAAGTAGTTATGATATCAGTCTTATATTTTACTAAATGTTTCTGAACCTGAAATATATCACCAACAGAATTCTGATACTAATAATATTACTACTTATCTCGTGCAGCAATGAGAATGAAGAGGTATTTAATGGCATATTTTCAAAAAATGGTTCTCTGGCGACAATTCTTACTATCCCTGCCACTTCTGTTACTGATACATCAGCAGAAGCCGGAGGAAACCTGACTGATAACGGAAGCACTTACATAATTGCCCGTGGAATATGTTGGAGCACAGATCAGAATCCTGATACTTCTGACTTTAAAATTGAAGCCGGGAAAGAAACCGGAGAGTTTGTTTGTAGTATTACAAGACTTTCAAAAGGTACAATCTATTACATGCGTGCCTATGTTTCAAATAATATTGGAACTGCATATGGGAACCAGGAATCTTTTACTACCCTGAATATTCCGACAATTACCACTTCTCCAGTAATATCAATAACTGATTCAAGTGCAATGGTTGGGGGAGAAATAACAGCGGACGGAGGTACTCCTGTGCTATTCCGTGGAATTTGCTGGAACAGATTACAGAATCCGACTCTTGCTGATTCTCTCTTTTTGGCTCAAGGTTCAGGAACTGGAATTTATTCCAGATTATTAAATAAATTACTGCCTAACACAACGTATTATGTAAGAGCTTACGCCACCAATCGTGTTGGGACAGCTTATGGAAATGAACTGACATTTACAACAACCTCACCAACTCTTTTACTACCAACACTTACCACAACAACAATATCGGCAATAACTCAAACTACAGCTGTGAGTGGCGGAAATATTACAAGCGATGGAGGTGCAACTGTTACCGCAAGGGGAGTTTGTTGGAGCTCTTTCCCTAATCCAACGATAGCACTAACTACGATATCATCTGATGGAAACGGATCAGGTTCTTTTACAAGTTCAATAACCGGATTAACTCCTGCAACTCTATATTATGTAAGAGCATATGCTACGAATAGTGCCGGTACTGCTTATGGGGGCGAAGTTACTTTTACTACCAGTTCTGGAGCGACAACAATTCCTTCCCTGAATACTGAGACTGTTACTTCAATTACGCAAACCAGCGCTAAAAGTGGAGGAAATATTATAAGTAACGGAGGAGGGACAATAACCTCCAGCGGAGTATGCTGGAGCACATCTGCCTTTCCAACCATAGCTCTGTCAACAAAGACAGTAGATGTTCCTGCTGCAGGATTGATAATGAGCTCTCTAACAGGATTAACTCCAAACACGCTTTATTATGTCAGAGCCTACGCAACTAACAGTATAGGAACTGGTTATGGAAATCAGATTAGTTTTGCAACACTTTCATCCGGTAGTTCAACAGTAACTGATATTGATGGATATGTTTACAATACAGTAGTTATTGGTACTCAGACATGGATGAAAGAAAATCTTCGGACAACCCGATTCAGAAATGGTGCAACAATTGCAAATCTTACCGATGGAGCAGCATGGATTGTTACAGATTCAAGTGCATATTGTTGGTATAATAACGATATAGTCAATAAAAACCCCTTTGGTGCATTATATAATTTCAGTACAGTTGTTGATGGTCGTTACCTTTGTCCTTCTGGATGGCATGTCCCAACTGATGCTGAATGGACAATACTTACTGACTATTTAGGTGGTGAGAACTTAGCTGGTGGTAAACTAAAAGAAGCAGGTACTACTCACTGGGTTAGTCCAAATACAGGCGCAGACAACAGCACTGGATTCACCGGACTTCCTGCAGGCGTTAGAACAGATTATGGTGCTTTTATCGAATCGGGAACTTTTGGTTCGTTTTGGTCTGTAAATGAGAACTCTCCCTCAAGCACTGCTGCATGGAGGAGGTTTTTTACTTCCACAGAATCCGGTTTTATCAGACAAACAGAGGGCAAAATTGACGGAATGAGTGTAAGATGTCTGCAAGGAGAAGGACCGGTTTATGCCCTTGTTAAGTCTGTAACAACAACTGTCCTTTCATCCACATCTGGTTTAAGTGGAGGGATTATTATTTCTGATGGGGGATCTTCTATTATTGCACGAGGCGTTTGTTGGAGTACAAGTCAAAAACCAGTTGTCGCTCTGCCTACTGTCACATCTGATGGTGCAGGAACAGGTACTTTCTCAAGCACGATTACAGGTTTAAGTCCCTCAACAAAGTATTATGTTAGAGCCTATGCAACAAATAGTCTGGGCACGTCTTATGGACCTGAAATGAGTTTTACCACAAATCCTGCAGGTCCATCCCTTCCAACAATAACAACTAATGCAGTTTCTGAAATTCTTGACAGATCTGCAAAAAGTGGCGGAAACCTTGTCAGTGATGGAGGCGATCCAATAGTTGCAACAGGCGTCTGTTGGAGCATAAACCCAAATCCAACAATAATCAATAATAAAACTACAGGTATTCTGGGAGTTTTTACAAGTTTGTTAACAGGACTTGTACAAGGCACAACATATTATGTGCGAGCATATGCAACAAATAGCGTTGGAACTGGTTATGGCAACGAAGTAAGTTTTAAAACTCTTGATATAGCTTCCATTGTTACATCAGGTTTATCAGCAGTAACTCAAACATCTGCAACTTGCGGCGGAAATGTGATAAATGATGGCGGGGCACCTGTCACGGGAAGGGGATTATGC
This genomic stretch from Bacteroidales bacterium harbors:
- a CDS encoding aldo/keto reductase, translating into MKYRKLGRTNWNISEIGYGMWGMAGWSGSDDDESAKSLQLSVDMGCNFFDTAWGYGAGKSEGLLGNLVRANKGKKLYTATKIPPKNFKWPSKREYSLDDCFPPDHIEEYVTKSLKNAGLDSFDLMQFHTWEDSWLKDVRGIRKMLDLKEQGLFHAIGISMNRWEPWNGIKAVESGFIDTVQVIYNIFDQNPKDELFPACREMNVGVIARVPFDEGSLTGTLTKESKWPAGDWRNTYFVPENLIPSVEHADALKPLLPEGMTMSEMALRYILGEPTVSTIIPGMRKPAHAKMNIKTSDAGPLDAKLMKKLEKHRWDREPNEWSQ
- a CDS encoding DUF1566 domain-containing protein, with the protein product MFLNLKYITNRILILIILLLISCSNENEEVFNGIFSKNGSLATILTIPATSVTDTSAEAGGNLTDNGSTYIIARGICWSTDQNPDTSDFKIEAGKETGEFVCSITRLSKGTIYYMRAYVSNNIGTAYGNQESFTTLNIPTITTSPVISITDSSAMVGGEITADGGTPVLFRGICWNRLQNPTLADSLFLAQGSGTGIYSRLLNKLLPNTTYYVRAYATNRVGTAYGNELTFTTTSPTLLLPTLTTTTISAITQTTAVSGGNITSDGGATVTARGVCWSSFPNPTIALTTISSDGNGSGSFTSSITGLTPATLYYVRAYATNSAGTAYGGEVTFTTSSGATTIPSLNTETVTSITQTSAKSGGNIISNGGGTITSSGVCWSTSAFPTIALSTKTVDVPAAGLIMSSLTGLTPNTLYYVRAYATNSIGTGYGNQISFATLSSGSSTVTDIDGYVYNTVVIGTQTWMKENLRTTRFRNGATIANLTDGAAWIVTDSSAYCWYNNDIVNKNPFGALYNFSTVVDGRYLCPSGWHVPTDAEWTILTDYLGGENLAGGKLKEAGTTHWVSPNTGADNSTGFTGLPAGVRTDYGAFIESGTFGSFWSVNENSPSSTAAWRRFFTSTESGFIRQTEGKIDGMSVRCLQGEGPVYALVKSVTTTVLSSTSGLSGGIIISDGGSSIIARGVCWSTSQKPVVALPTVTSDGAGTGTFSSTITGLSPSTKYYVRAYATNSLGTSYGPEMSFTTNPAGPSLPTITTNAVSEILDRSAKSGGNLVSDGGDPIVATGVCWSINPNPTIINNKTTGILGVFTSLLTGLVQGTTYYVRAYATNSVGTGYGNEVSFKTLDIASIVTSGLSAVTQTSATCGGNVINDGGAPVTGRGLCWNTTPNPTIMNSKTSDGTGSGIFVSSLTGLTSGTTYYVRSYATNFVGTAYGNEISFTTLPLVGSTVTDIDGNVYNTITIGTQTWLKENLKTTKFRDGTAIAYGSDPATWNAYSNLNTAAYCWYNDDLNNKNIYGALYNFHSVIDGHKLCPTGWHVPANAEWTVLENYIGGSSFGGGKLKESGTAHWLTPNTGATDEYGYSALPGGYRSSTGGFTGIGNGGYYWSSTENPVSICYGRYLSYMSVLIETAPAAGPRGTGFSVRCLQGEPAPLAIGDCYQGGIVAYIFQSGDPGFVSGETHGLIAAPSDQSTSAEWGCVGISISGADSTGLGRGNQNTIDILNGCATAGTAAKICSDLVLNGYNDWYLPSRDELNKLYLSKEKIGAFTLNFYWSSSEFGIGHSWYQHFFNGTQGNVNKDNLANVRAIRSF
- a CDS encoding energy transducer TonB; translation: MFDNLRDVLDFDDLLFEKRNRDYGAFMLRKKYNSVVFASIIVAVLLVSSAVVLPFVFKPDSDHVLAGGASFVQVSMENFEPPPEQIIVPAAPPPPQASKVQEIVKYVPPVVVDSVPPLELSLPTNDQLENQSNNDQIQVVGSGSGDELLSGDGGVTSDEPFFLVEVMPSFKGGDINKFRDWVQKRTNYPQIAIDRKLQGKVFLTFIVEADGSVSTVTVVKGVDPIIDVEAVKAIEGSPKWSPGLQRGQPVRVRYSMWLNFVF
- a CDS encoding PEGA domain-containing protein, translated to MKRFHLLLVLIITPSFLFSQNITVKSFRQLQNDMDARVTFSKPDQNGDKCAIIKVVSAESELTWDGDMLGIVSVEKKTGEYWLYIPHDAKRLTIKHDKFGLLRDYEYPVPILEATVYELILGTPSIDPEPKDIVNQYLTINAEPKGAKIYINNNLESTDSLKKLLIPGNYQYRVTAQFYHPDSGKVFVTPDHGESLNISLKPNHGFISLSSFPKQKAKVYIDGGSTNLVTPCLTDKLISGEHTISISKKFHRSSTQKVTITDGNTEEVKITLQSDWTFVRNYFKSHRFSINLGYYNTTFSNSFFKENILNGNIKRGIGYAATLNFNLFPLIFDMTYFSARFTVNNIEAFKPNSMIIHRGGEVSVNIIPYPIGVVVFPYLGAGYQYSQLYTSSLSSEGTGSDNTSLPIIKGGVKIRISKLLVFGEYKKGIDFNGSGYASGQIFSGIGWVF
- a CDS encoding DUF1566 domain-containing protein, whose translation is MKISEWSHRILLLLPIVLLSCDNKNEEVFNGIFSKTGSLATILTTPATSVTDTSAEAGGNLTDNGSTYIIARGICWGTDQNPDTSDFTIETGKEPGEFVCSITGLSKGTLYYMRAYVSNNIGTAYGNQETFTTLNIPAITTSPISDISDTTAVSGGNITADGGVNVTARGVCWSTKQNPTITDTISKDGSGKGIFTSSLKRLVPNTTYYVKAWATNSIGTAYGNELTFTTTSPTLLLPTLTTTAISAITQTTAVSGGIITSDGGAKVTARGVCWGTSSNPVVTGYHLNGDTISGNPSSFSNLISGLTANTTYYVRAFATNSIGTAYGNEFSFTTSVAVTVIPSISTNAISSVTQITATCGGNISNDGGANVTTRGVCWSTSPNPTISLTTKTSDGTGTGTFSSSITGLAPGTLYYVKAYASNSAGTAYGNEISFTTLPATGGTVTDIDGNVYNTIVIGTQTWLKENLKTTKYNDGSSIPIVADNIVWSTLTSGSYCWYDNAPTFSTSPYGALYNWYTIDATNNGNKNICPTGWHVPTDGEFTALESYLGGVTIAGGRLKEVGNLHWLAPNTGATNETGFTSLPAGGRNEDGSFSSMGVQNYLWSSTENGTTFAWARQILNNSTNSIRIYFLKQSGYSVRCILGTIQVLPSISTASVMSITSTSAICGGNITSDGGANVTTRGVCWSTSANPTISDSKTTDGSGIGTFSSSIGGLSYATTYHVRAYATNSIGTSYGQDLTFTTLSPLPVVTTSTVTSITSVSAVSGGDASSPYGPLITERGVCWNTSPNPTTANNKTIDGSGSGTFTSTITGLTVYTTYYVRAYATNGSGTTYGNERSFITAPIGTTVTDIDGNVYNTVVIGTQTWMKENLKTTKYRDGSSIPIVTDDPMWISSEKDAYCWFNNDPATYKEAYGGLYNYFAIIDFRYLCPTGWHVPTNSEWTTLTQYLGGESVAGGKLKSITGWNSPNTGATNESGFTALAGGYRYHNGPFSGHGEFTIFWSSTEYDLTNSFDKILYYNESNFMTGGWNPKQSGFSVRCLQGEPLTPAIGDNYQGGKIAYIFQPGDNGYIAGQIHGLIAAPSDQSTSAEWGCSGMAISGADGTAIGTGNQNTIDIVNGCTTTGTAAKLCSDLILNGYSDWYLPSIDDLNKLNINRIAIGGFAVGYYWSSTEISDIAGWPLAFNTVSMSPNSKSSLYFVRAVRTF